In Sphingomonas sp. Leaf357, a single genomic region encodes these proteins:
- a CDS encoding RlmE family RNA methyltransferase: MSKDGGGLRVRVKTARKRTAQSTRWLERQLNDPYVRRAKADGYRSRAAYKLIELDERFGFLKGKKRVIDLGLAPGGWSQVVRRQAAKAAVVGIDLLPVDPIDGVTILLMDFMNDAAPDTLIAELGGAPDLVLSDMAANTVGHPQTDALRTLGLVEAALAFAVEVLEPGGAFVAKVFAGGADSELVAEMKRNFATVKHAKPPASRKGSVEWFVVAQGFKGRRAD, translated from the coding sequence ATGAGCAAGGACGGGGGCGGTCTCCGGGTCCGGGTGAAGACGGCGCGCAAGCGGACGGCGCAATCGACGCGCTGGCTGGAGCGGCAGTTGAACGACCCGTATGTCCGCCGCGCCAAGGCCGACGGATATCGCAGCCGCGCAGCGTACAAGCTGATCGAACTCGACGAGCGCTTCGGCTTCCTGAAGGGCAAGAAGCGCGTGATCGATCTCGGCCTCGCGCCCGGCGGGTGGAGCCAGGTCGTGCGGCGGCAGGCGGCGAAGGCGGCGGTGGTCGGGATCGATCTGCTACCGGTCGATCCGATCGACGGCGTGACGATCCTGCTGATGGATTTCATGAATGACGCCGCGCCCGATACGCTGATCGCCGAACTGGGCGGCGCGCCCGATCTCGTCCTGTCGGACATGGCGGCGAACACCGTCGGCCATCCGCAGACCGACGCGCTGCGCACGCTGGGGCTGGTCGAGGCGGCACTGGCGTTCGCGGTGGAGGTGCTGGAACCGGGCGGCGCGTTCGTCGCCAAGGTGTTCGCGGGCGGCGCGGATTCGGAACTGGTGGCGGAGATGAAGCGCAACTTCGCGACGGTGAAGCATGCGAAGCCGCCGGCGAGCCGGAAGGGGTCGGTGGAGTGGTTCGTGGTGGCGCAGGGGTTCAAGGGCCGGCGAGCCGATTAG
- a CDS encoding LL-diaminopimelate aminotransferase, with the protein MSEEFYRMKRLPPYVIAEVNAMRAQARAAGEDIIDLGMGNPDLPPPDHVIEKLVEVARKPNAHGYSQSKGIPGLRRAQANYYGRRFGVEVDPESEVVVTMGSKEGLASLATAITAPGDVVLAPNPSYPIHTFGFIIAGATIRAVPTTPDEAYFESLERAMAFTVPRPSILVVNYPSNPTAEAVDLAFYERLVAWAKENRVWIISDLAYSELYYDGNPTPSILQVPGAKDIAIEFTSLSKTYSMAGWRIGFAVGNKTLIAAMSRVKSYLDYGAFTPIQAAACAALNGPQDIVEKNRMLYHKRRDVLVESFGRAGWDIPSPRASMFAWAPLPPALAHLGSLEFSKQMLTHAKVAVAPGVGYGENGEGFVRIAMVENEQRLRQAARNVRKYLQSMGVNTPPSTAASKAG; encoded by the coding sequence ATGTCCGAAGAATTCTACCGCATGAAGCGCCTGCCGCCCTACGTGATCGCCGAAGTAAACGCGATGCGAGCGCAGGCGCGGGCGGCAGGCGAGGACATCATCGATCTCGGCATGGGCAATCCCGATCTGCCGCCGCCCGATCACGTGATCGAGAAGCTGGTCGAGGTCGCGCGCAAGCCCAACGCGCACGGCTATTCGCAGTCGAAGGGCATTCCCGGCCTGCGCCGCGCCCAGGCGAACTATTACGGCCGCCGCTTCGGCGTCGAGGTCGATCCCGAGAGCGAGGTCGTCGTGACGATGGGGTCGAAGGAGGGGCTGGCCAGCCTCGCCACCGCGATCACCGCACCGGGCGACGTCGTGCTCGCGCCGAACCCGTCCTACCCGATCCACACGTTCGGCTTCATCATCGCCGGCGCCACGATCCGCGCCGTGCCGACCACGCCGGATGAAGCGTATTTCGAAAGCCTGGAGCGCGCGATGGCCTTCACCGTGCCGCGCCCGTCGATCCTGGTCGTCAACTATCCGTCCAACCCCACGGCGGAGGCGGTCGATCTCGCCTTCTACGAACGCTTGGTGGCGTGGGCGAAGGAGAACCGGGTCTGGATCATCTCCGATCTCGCCTATTCGGAACTGTATTACGACGGCAATCCGACGCCCTCGATCCTGCAGGTGCCGGGCGCCAAGGACATCGCGATCGAATTCACCTCGCTCAGCAAGACCTATTCGATGGCCGGGTGGCGGATCGGCTTCGCGGTCGGCAACAAGACGCTGATCGCAGCGATGAGCCGGGTGAAATCGTATCTCGATTACGGGGCCTTCACCCCGATCCAGGCGGCGGCGTGCGCCGCGCTCAACGGCCCGCAGGATATCGTCGAGAAGAACCGGATGCTGTATCACAAGCGCCGCGACGTGCTGGTCGAAAGCTTCGGCCGCGCCGGCTGGGACATCCCGTCCCCGCGCGCGTCGATGTTCGCCTGGGCGCCACTCCCCCCTGCGCTGGCGCATCTCGGCAGCCTCGAGTTCAGCAAGCAGATGCTGACGCATGCCAAGGTCGCGGTCGCCCCGGGCGTGGGCTACGGCGAAAACGGCGAGGGCTTCGTGCGCATCGCGATGGTCGAGAACGAACAGAGGCTGCGTCAGGCGGCGCGCAACGTGCGCAAATATCTCCAGTCGATGGGCGTCAACACGCCCCCTTCGACGGCAGCGTCGAAGGCCGGCTGA
- a CDS encoding Ppx/GppA phosphatase family protein produces MPYRQGSPHGPPARPAPVSGKAPAFGKEGDRPRGRWPSAPHYAALDLGTNNCRLLIARPQADGFAVVDAFSRIVRLGEGLAATGRLSDAAIERTLAALKICAEKLKRRNVTLSRSVATEACRRASNGADFIARALAETGIHLDIISAEEEARLAVLGCHALIEPGEDPALIFDIGGGSTELVLVDTSTPVPRVLDWHSAPWGVVSLTEHIGYAQDRAGRLDAYARMRAIVADSFAGFAARLPRGIARPRLLGTSGTVTTLASVHLELSHYDRSQVDGLIVPAASMRRISRDLSGMDLAERATLPCIGTERADLVVAGCAILETIMDLWPAERLGVADRGIREGILRRLMNRERL; encoded by the coding sequence ATGCCGTACCGGCAGGGATCGCCCCATGGCCCCCCTGCCCGTCCGGCGCCGGTTTCCGGCAAGGCCCCTGCGTTCGGCAAGGAGGGCGACCGCCCACGCGGGCGCTGGCCGTCGGCACCGCATTATGCCGCGCTCGATCTCGGCACCAACAATTGCCGCCTGCTGATCGCCCGTCCGCAGGCCGACGGGTTCGCGGTGGTCGATGCCTTTTCGCGCATCGTGCGATTGGGCGAGGGGCTGGCCGCGACCGGACGGCTGAGCGACGCGGCGATCGAACGCACGCTGGCCGCGCTCAAGATCTGCGCCGAGAAGCTGAAGCGCCGCAACGTCACCTTGTCGCGATCGGTGGCGACCGAGGCGTGCCGCCGCGCAAGCAACGGGGCGGACTTCATCGCCCGCGCGCTCGCCGAGACCGGCATTCATCTCGACATCATTTCCGCCGAGGAGGAAGCGCGCCTCGCCGTGCTCGGCTGCCATGCGCTGATCGAGCCGGGCGAGGACCCCGCCCTGATCTTCGACATCGGCGGCGGATCGACCGAATTGGTGCTGGTCGACACCAGCACGCCGGTGCCGCGGGTGCTCGACTGGCACAGCGCGCCCTGGGGCGTCGTCTCGCTGACCGAGCATATCGGCTATGCGCAGGATCGTGCCGGGCGGCTCGATGCCTATGCGCGGATGCGCGCCATCGTCGCCGACAGCTTCGCCGGGTTCGCCGCCCGCCTGCCGCGCGGGATCGCCCGGCCACGCCTGCTGGGAACGAGCGGCACCGTCACCACGCTCGCCAGCGTGCATCTGGAATTGTCGCATTACGATCGCAGCCAGGTCGACGGGCTGATCGTACCGGCGGCGTCGATGCGGCGGATCAGCCGCGATCTGTCCGGCATGGATCTGGCCGAGCGCGCGACTTTGCCGTGCATCGGCACCGAGCGCGCCGATCTGGTCGTGGCGGGCTGCGCGATTCTGGAGACGATCATGGATCTGTGGCCGGCCGAGCGGCTGGGCGTGGCGGATCGCGGCATTCGGGAGGGAATCCTGCGGCGTCTGATGAACAGGGAAAGATTGTGA
- a CDS encoding DUF2061 domain-containing protein: protein MFLLRGLESHPRSFVKAVSWRTVGSIDTFVLGMVFTGGNAKVAGSIAGTEVITKILLFYFHERAWSLVKWGHRPYPRTPDQSGEGPAPV from the coding sequence ATGTTCCTGCTGCGGGGTCTCGAATCGCATCCACGCTCGTTCGTGAAGGCGGTGTCGTGGCGCACGGTGGGCAGCATCGACACGTTCGTGCTCGGCATGGTCTTTACCGGCGGCAATGCGAAGGTCGCCGGGTCGATCGCGGGCACGGAGGTGATCACCAAGATCCTGTTGTTCTACTTCCACGAACGCGCCTGGTCGCTGGTGAAATGGGGCCACCGACCGTACCCTCGCACGCCGGATCAATCGGGCGAGGGCCCCGCGCCGGTTTAG
- a CDS encoding phospholipase D-like domain-containing protein yields the protein MAEPPPQPSFLVDGDRLTMIDTGPRRLAALIALIDGAKCSLRILYYIYVDDESGVKVRQAMIDAALRGVTVAVIVDGMGSAPAAAQDFFAPLVAAGASVCRFEPRLGRRYLLRNHQKLALADGETADARAIIGGFNIQDSYFGTPAEQAWRDLGLSIEGPSAAALGGYFDTLAKWIRTPKAPIRALRRLLAQWSQNEGQTRWLLGGPTRHLSPWARAVKNDLRKAHRFDLIAGYFAPNPAMLRRLDRIGKRGRVRIVLPSTNDHPAAIWAARFTYAGLLRKKVRIYEYLPTKLHTKLFVIDSVAYVGSANFDIRSMFLNLEIMLRIEDTAFADHARAYVEGEIAQSELITKALYKARTTPWRRVKQAAAYFVITVLDYNVTKRLNFGRERL from the coding sequence ATGGCCGAACCGCCCCCGCAGCCGAGCTTCCTGGTCGATGGCGATCGGCTGACCATGATCGATACCGGGCCGCGCCGGTTGGCCGCGCTGATCGCGCTGATCGACGGCGCGAAATGCTCGCTGCGCATCCTCTATTACATCTATGTCGACGACGAATCCGGCGTGAAGGTGCGCCAGGCGATGATCGATGCGGCGCTGCGCGGCGTGACCGTGGCGGTGATCGTCGACGGAATGGGCAGCGCGCCGGCCGCGGCGCAGGATTTCTTCGCCCCCCTCGTCGCGGCGGGCGCGTCGGTGTGCCGGTTCGAGCCCAGGCTCGGACGGCGGTACCTGCTGCGCAACCACCAGAAGCTGGCGCTGGCCGATGGCGAGACCGCCGATGCCCGCGCGATCATCGGCGGGTTCAACATCCAGGACTCGTATTTCGGCACGCCGGCCGAGCAGGCCTGGCGCGATCTGGGCCTGTCGATCGAGGGGCCGTCGGCGGCGGCGCTCGGCGGCTATTTCGATACGCTGGCCAAGTGGATCCGCACCCCCAAGGCGCCGATCCGCGCGCTGCGCCGGTTGCTCGCGCAGTGGAGCCAAAACGAGGGGCAGACGCGCTGGCTGCTCGGCGGGCCGACCCGGCACCTGAGCCCCTGGGCACGCGCGGTGAAGAACGATCTGCGCAAGGCGCATCGCTTCGATCTGATCGCTGGCTATTTCGCGCCGAACCCGGCCATGCTGCGGCGGCTCGACCGGATCGGCAAGCGCGGACGGGTGCGGATCGTGCTGCCTTCGACGAACGATCATCCGGCGGCGATCTGGGCCGCGCGCTTCACCTATGCCGGGCTGCTGCGCAAGAAGGTGCGGATCTACGAATATCTGCCGACCAAGCTGCACACCAAGCTCTTCGTGATCGATTCGGTGGCGTATGTGGGGTCGGCGAATTTCGACATCCGCTCGATGTTCCTCAATCTGGAAATCATGCTGCGGATCGAGGACACGGCGTTCGCCGACCACGCTCGCGCCTATGTCGAGGGGGAGATCGCTCAGTCGGAACTGATCACCAAGGCGCTGTACAAGGCGCGCACGACGCCGTGGCGGCGCGTGAAGCAGGCAGCCGCCTATTTCGTGATCACGGTGCTGGATTATAACGTGACCAAGCGGCTCAATTTCGGTCGCGAGCGGCTTTAG
- a CDS encoding HK97 family phage prohead protease produces MARWGVVTGPIGRPNAPHLSRPARFERNCFTYDAASIEIWFMHRRAQSYGAGESLDLRIWPDAYGLAFAFRPPASAHSLVCGVADGRYAQCSAGFAIEANTVVSQGGVVFDSISRAALSEISICPRGACPGTACWHAANVPHGLPAHAAAVLPHWLGGRVGLAA; encoded by the coding sequence GTGGCCCGCTGGGGTGTCGTCACTGGACCGATCGGCCGGCCGAATGCGCCGCATCTTTCGCGGCCTGCACGCTTCGAGCGAAACTGTTTCACCTACGACGCCGCCAGCATCGAAATCTGGTTTATGCATCGCAGGGCACAGTCGTACGGAGCCGGTGAGTCTCTCGATCTGCGCATCTGGCCTGATGCTTACGGGCTTGCGTTCGCCTTCAGGCCGCCCGCCAGCGCTCACAGTCTCGTGTGTGGAGTCGCGGACGGACGGTACGCACAATGCTCCGCTGGGTTCGCGATCGAGGCGAATACGGTCGTGAGCCAAGGCGGGGTAGTTTTCGATAGTATTTCGAGGGCAGCGCTGAGCGAGATCAGCATCTGTCCGCGCGGAGCATGTCCTGGCACCGCGTGCTGGCACGCAGCCAACGTGCCGCACGGGTTGCCGGCGCACGCGGCGGCGGTGTTGCCCCATTGGCTGGGCGGCCGTGTCGGGTTGGCGGCGTGA
- a CDS encoding tyrosine-type recombinase/integrase, which translates to MTKKRLLYVTGFTDRHGKRRWRFRRKGYPPYSFKSPHGTKEFEREYAACLNAEQAPVMLRASIPGSINDVIARYYSDNSFLDLRPSTQGVYRGVLERFRDAFGDDSIKVFDAERIARLMTAMRHKPHAAARLRKLLAQLLRIARRAKLVPVGFDPIKDTKAPKAESGGYHSWTEDELTAFENHFAVGTKPRLAFDLLLYGAQRSGDVRLMTPAMIAGGRIRLEQNKTTNSVDIPIVAPLQASLDKGPVGQFTLIETKDGEPFTEKGFYGMMKKACVKAGIPHCSPHGLRKAAARRCKEAGCTNEEGMTITGHKSEKEYLYYAGSNARPEVADAAMGKVMANRSLRLASASAQHTEKRAQ; encoded by the coding sequence ATGACGAAAAAGCGCCTCCTCTATGTGACTGGCTTCACCGATCGGCACGGCAAGCGCAGATGGCGTTTCCGTCGCAAAGGCTATCCGCCCTACTCATTCAAGTCGCCTCACGGGACGAAGGAATTCGAGCGCGAATACGCGGCCTGCCTGAACGCCGAGCAAGCCCCCGTCATGTTGCGGGCGTCTATTCCGGGTAGCATCAATGACGTTATCGCCCGCTATTACAGCGACAATTCGTTTCTCGATCTGCGCCCTTCTACGCAAGGCGTGTACCGAGGGGTTTTAGAGCGCTTTCGGGACGCTTTCGGCGACGACTCGATCAAGGTGTTCGACGCCGAGCGCATCGCCCGTCTGATGACCGCCATGCGGCATAAACCGCATGCAGCTGCCCGGCTTCGGAAATTGCTTGCGCAGCTGCTACGGATCGCGCGCCGGGCGAAGCTGGTCCCGGTTGGCTTCGATCCGATCAAGGATACCAAGGCACCAAAGGCCGAGAGCGGCGGATATCACAGCTGGACCGAAGATGAGCTGACAGCTTTCGAGAACCACTTTGCCGTTGGCACCAAGCCTCGCTTGGCCTTCGATCTCCTTCTCTACGGCGCGCAGCGAAGTGGTGACGTTCGGCTCATGACGCCGGCGATGATCGCTGGCGGACGGATTAGGCTTGAGCAGAACAAGACCACTAACTCGGTCGATATACCGATCGTCGCACCGCTTCAGGCATCATTAGACAAAGGCCCGGTTGGCCAATTCACGCTGATCGAGACGAAAGATGGCGAGCCATTCACCGAGAAGGGCTTCTACGGGATGATGAAAAAAGCCTGCGTCAAGGCCGGCATTCCCCATTGCTCCCCGCACGGCCTGCGCAAGGCGGCTGCGAGGCGGTGCAAAGAGGCGGGTTGCACCAACGAGGAAGGAATGACGATCACCGGGCACAAGAGCGAAAAAGAGTATCTTTATTACGCCGGATCGAACGCGCGGCCGGAAGTCGCAGACGCCGCCATGGGCAAAGTAATGGCTAACCGATCCCTGAGGTTAGCCAGCGCATCTGCGCAACATACTGAAAAGAGGGCACAATGA
- the rpoZ gene encoding DNA-directed RNA polymerase subunit omega: protein MARVTVEDCVDKIPNRFDLVLLAAQRARQISGGADLTIDRDRDKNPVVALREIAEQTVKPPHLEEAVISGLQRVQIDDEDEADAVGSLAASAEALRLTAAAPPRNQNLGADYEG from the coding sequence ATGGCGCGCGTCACCGTCGAAGATTGCGTCGACAAGATCCCCAACCGCTTCGATCTGGTCCTGCTGGCCGCCCAGCGCGCCCGCCAGATTTCCGGCGGCGCCGACCTGACGATCGATCGCGATCGCGACAAGAACCCGGTCGTCGCGCTGCGCGAGATCGCCGAACAGACGGTCAAGCCGCCGCATCTCGAGGAGGCGGTGATTTCCGGCCTGCAGCGCGTGCAGATCGACGACGAGGACGAGGCCGATGCCGTCGGCAGCCTGGCCGCCTCGGCCGAGGCGCTGCGCCTGACCGCCGCCGCGCCGCCGCGGAACCAGAATTTGGGTGCTGATTACGAGGGCTGA
- a CDS encoding S49 family peptidase, with protein sequence MFLDAMLKRAAIETLLPETLMRLAAGFSGGKDAAKPAQPVRDGALFVLPVVGVLAPQGMYAGGTSYETIANGVREAAADSRIGTIILHVRSPGGTVWGCAEAADAIFAARAIKPVIAVASPFSFSAAYWLSTQASKFYVTKSGEVGSVGVRSGHTDMSGFERLLGMTTTLIGSHPDKIAAHPHAPLSDEDRSEIQFGVDESNRSFMRAIARGRGMKLGDVAMVHGTGRTFSARRALSRGAIDGIATLRDVIGHHVSPQGRLGLMRRQAAIAEMAASI encoded by the coding sequence ATGTTCCTCGACGCGATGCTGAAGCGCGCGGCGATTGAGACGCTCTTGCCCGAGACGTTGATGCGGCTCGCGGCCGGCTTTTCGGGAGGGAAGGATGCGGCGAAGCCAGCTCAGCCGGTACGGGACGGCGCATTGTTCGTCCTCCCGGTGGTCGGAGTGCTTGCACCGCAAGGGATGTATGCCGGCGGCACGTCCTATGAGACGATCGCGAACGGCGTGCGCGAGGCGGCTGCCGATAGCCGGATCGGCACGATCATACTTCATGTGCGCAGCCCCGGAGGCACAGTATGGGGCTGTGCCGAGGCGGCCGACGCCATATTTGCCGCGCGAGCGATCAAGCCGGTAATCGCGGTCGCCAGCCCCTTTAGCTTTTCGGCGGCATACTGGCTCTCAACTCAGGCATCGAAATTCTACGTAACCAAATCGGGAGAGGTTGGATCGGTTGGTGTTCGATCGGGCCACACGGATATGTCCGGTTTCGAGCGCCTGTTGGGAATGACAACAACGCTGATCGGCTCCCATCCGGACAAGATCGCGGCGCATCCCCATGCGCCGTTGTCGGACGAGGATCGCAGCGAGATCCAGTTCGGTGTCGATGAATCTAATCGCAGCTTCATGCGCGCGATTGCGCGCGGCCGGGGGATGAAGCTTGGCGACGTCGCCATGGTGCATGGCACTGGCAGAACTTTCTCCGCGCGACGTGCGCTAAGTCGGGGCGCGATCGACGGCATCGCCACGCTGCGCGACGTGATCGGGCACCACGTGTCGCCGCAAGGTCGGCTCGGACTTATGCGGAGGCAGGCCGCTATCGCGGAAATGGCCGCCTCGATCTGA
- a CDS encoding PHA/PHB synthase family protein — protein MADAPKPPTLEDMQHWTWVMGRAQQMLLESNVPSAPAALPVIPGLTDPATLKRAESFWSDSLDLWQRFLDPAKASDHVESPEHARDKRFKDAAWRENPLFDWIRQSYFLISDHMMQGIDALDGVDERQKEQMRFAARGFLEAMSPSNFPATNPVVLERTIETGGENLLKGLQNMLADIAKGQLTHTDPNAFELGRNLAMTPGKVLHRTDLYELIQYSPTTENVLAVPLVIFPPWINRFYILDLTPEKSFIRWAVDQGITVFMVSWKSADAGLKHVVWDDYIAAQIEAIDTVRDALQVEAVHTIGYCVAGTTLAATLAVLAARDQADKVKSATFFTAQVDFRQAGELLNFIDDEQLETIAKLSPDGFLDGRYMALTFNLLRGRDLIWNYVTNNYLLGQDYAPFDLLHWNGDTTNLPAKWHLAYLTDLYRDNLLVKPGALSAGGTPIDLTRVKTPSYIQAGREDHIAPVESVWEIMRQFSGPMTFVLAGSGHIAGVVNPPAQGKYQYWRNSNPVESLAEFVAGATETKGSWWPDWIGWLRERDDETVPATGARHPGEGSLKAIEDAPGSYVKTR, from the coding sequence ATGGCCGACGCACCGAAGCCGCCGACACTGGAAGACATGCAGCACTGGACCTGGGTGATGGGCCGGGCGCAGCAGATGCTGCTGGAAAGCAATGTGCCGAGCGCGCCCGCCGCGCTGCCGGTGATCCCTGGCCTCACCGATCCGGCGACGCTCAAGCGCGCGGAGAGTTTCTGGTCCGACAGCCTCGACCTGTGGCAGCGCTTCCTCGATCCGGCCAAGGCCTCGGACCATGTCGAATCGCCCGAACATGCCCGCGACAAGCGCTTCAAGGATGCGGCGTGGCGCGAGAACCCTTTGTTCGACTGGATCCGCCAGAGCTATTTCCTGATCTCCGACCACATGATGCAGGGCATCGACGCGCTGGACGGCGTGGACGAGCGCCAGAAGGAGCAGATGCGTTTCGCCGCGCGCGGATTCCTGGAGGCGATGAGCCCGTCGAACTTCCCCGCGACCAACCCGGTGGTGCTGGAAAGGACGATCGAGACCGGCGGCGAGAATCTGCTCAAGGGCCTGCAGAACATGCTCGCCGACATCGCCAAGGGCCAGTTGACGCATACCGACCCGAATGCGTTCGAGCTCGGCCGCAATCTGGCGATGACGCCGGGCAAGGTGCTGCACCGCACCGATCTGTACGAGCTGATCCAATATTCGCCGACGACGGAAAATGTGCTGGCGGTGCCGCTGGTGATCTTCCCGCCCTGGATCAACCGGTTCTACATTCTCGACCTGACGCCGGAGAAGAGCTTCATCCGCTGGGCGGTGGACCAGGGCATCACCGTCTTCATGGTATCGTGGAAATCCGCCGATGCCGGACTTAAGCACGTGGTGTGGGACGATTACATCGCCGCGCAGATCGAGGCGATCGACACGGTGCGCGACGCGCTGCAGGTCGAGGCGGTCCATACGATCGGCTATTGCGTCGCGGGCACCACGCTGGCGGCGACGCTCGCCGTGCTGGCGGCGCGCGATCAGGCCGACAAGGTGAAGAGCGCGACCTTCTTCACCGCGCAGGTCGATTTCCGGCAGGCGGGCGAGCTGCTCAACTTCATCGACGACGAGCAATTGGAGACGATCGCGAAATTGTCGCCCGACGGGTTCCTCGACGGACGCTATATGGCGCTGACCTTCAACCTGCTGCGCGGGCGCGACCTGATCTGGAACTACGTCACCAACAATTATCTGCTCGGGCAGGATTACGCTCCGTTCGACCTGCTGCACTGGAACGGCGACACGACCAACCTGCCGGCGAAATGGCATCTGGCGTATCTGACCGATCTGTACCGCGACAATCTGCTGGTGAAACCCGGCGCATTGTCCGCCGGGGGCACACCGATCGACCTGACCAGGGTGAAGACGCCGTCCTACATCCAGGCCGGGCGCGAGGATCATATCGCGCCGGTCGAGAGCGTGTGGGAGATCATGCGGCAGTTCAGCGGGCCGATGACCTTCGTGCTCGCCGGCTCGGGCCATATCGCCGGGGTGGTCAACCCGCCGGCGCAGGGCAAATATCAATATTGGCGCAATTCGAACCCGGTCGAGAGCCTCGCGGAGTTTGTCGCCGGGGCGACCGAGACCAAGGGCAGCTGGTGGCCGGACTGGATCGGCTGGCTGCGCGAGCGCGACGACGAGACCGTGCCGGCCACGGGCGCGCGGCATCCCGGCGAGGGGAGCCTGAAGGCGATCGAGGATGCCCCGGGGAGCTATGTGAAAACGCGCTGA
- a CDS encoding phage major capsid protein produces the protein MRKANTMTAARRATRSQAATFATNYAPLDNDGFASLGEFAQAVRFANPSAGDRFRFDTRLAVPANVHMETGDAAGSFLVPAEFRQQIVNLVFSDGSDPVMDMIVPEVTASNRVVGLGDETTPWGNSGVRAQWRSEGEQMLPSRMALTPREVKLGELYALVLVTEELLEDAPRIANLLTTHAAAAIRWKAADAFMYGDGIEKPLGWMNSPATVMISKDANQIAATITATNVSQMWARMINPTNASWLINSDALPALMDMKNSAGLPVWQGNYQEGPAGTLLGRPVFTTEHSRSVGQYGDIQFVNPKGYEAFRKLNGVSFADSIHLYFDYNIRAFRWVFRVGGQPILSKPVTPANGGSVKSYFVTLAERA, from the coding sequence ATGCGTAAGGCCAATACGATGACTGCCGCCCGGCGAGCAACACGGTCTCAGGCGGCGACATTCGCTACGAACTATGCCCCGCTCGACAACGACGGTTTCGCGAGCCTTGGCGAGTTTGCGCAGGCCGTTCGTTTTGCCAATCCGTCAGCCGGAGATCGCTTCCGCTTTGACACTCGCCTTGCGGTGCCGGCCAATGTCCACATGGAAACGGGCGACGCCGCCGGCAGCTTCCTCGTCCCGGCCGAGTTCCGCCAACAGATCGTCAACCTGGTGTTTTCGGACGGCTCCGATCCGGTGATGGATATGATCGTGCCCGAGGTTACGGCGTCCAACCGCGTCGTCGGCCTCGGCGACGAAACGACCCCTTGGGGCAACAGCGGCGTCCGGGCGCAATGGCGCTCGGAGGGCGAGCAGATGCTGCCAAGCCGCATGGCACTGACGCCGCGAGAAGTGAAGCTCGGCGAGCTTTATGCCTTGGTGCTGGTGACGGAAGAATTGCTGGAAGATGCGCCGCGCATCGCCAACTTGCTGACGACGCATGCCGCTGCCGCCATCCGCTGGAAAGCAGCCGACGCCTTTATGTACGGCGACGGCATCGAAAAGCCGCTTGGGTGGATGAACTCGCCCGCTACGGTCATGATCTCGAAAGATGCGAACCAGATCGCGGCGACGATCACGGCGACCAACGTATCCCAGATGTGGGCGCGAATGATCAATCCGACGAATGCAAGCTGGCTTATAAACAGCGACGCCCTGCCGGCATTGATGGACATGAAGAACAGTGCTGGCTTGCCAGTGTGGCAGGGCAATTATCAGGAAGGCCCGGCCGGAACGCTGCTTGGCCGGCCGGTTTTCACCACCGAGCATTCGCGATCGGTGGGGCAGTACGGCGATATCCAGTTCGTAAATCCGAAGGGCTATGAGGCGTTTCGCAAGCTGAATGGCGTCAGCTTCGCGGACTCGATCCACCTGTATTTCGACTACAACATTCGGGCCTTCCGCTGGGTATTTCGGGTCGGCGGCCAGCCGATCCTGTCGAAGCCCGTCACGCCTGCGAATGGCGGCAGCGTGAAGTCCTATTTCGTGACGCTGGCGGAGCGCGCGTAA
- a CDS encoding RidA family protein has protein sequence MTDRIATKLAELGLDLPVAAAPVASYVPAVQAGGLLHISGQLPFKDGALMTGRLGEDKDLAYGQEAAQRCALMLVAQMKAALGELYRVKRIVKLGVFVNSAGDFTDQPKVANGASDLMVALFGDAGKHARSAVGVPVLPLGAAVEIDAIVEVGE, from the coding sequence ATGACCGATCGTATCGCCACCAAGCTCGCCGAACTCGGCCTCGACCTGCCGGTCGCGGCCGCCCCCGTCGCCAGCTACGTCCCCGCCGTCCAGGCGGGCGGGTTGCTGCACATCTCCGGCCAACTGCCGTTCAAGGACGGCGCGCTGATGACCGGGCGGCTCGGCGAAGACAAGGACCTCGCTTACGGGCAGGAGGCGGCACAGCGGTGCGCGCTGATGCTCGTCGCGCAGATGAAGGCGGCGCTCGGCGAATTGTACCGCGTGAAGCGCATCGTGAAGCTCGGCGTGTTCGTCAATTCCGCCGGCGATTTCACCGATCAGCCGAAGGTTGCCAACGGCGCGTCGGATCTGATGGTCGCCCTGTTCGGCGATGCCGGCAAGCATGCCCGCAGCGCGGTCGGCGTGCCCGTCCTGCCGCTCGGCGCGGCGGTGGAGATCGACGCGATCGTCGAGGTCGGCGAGTAA